One Faecalicatena sp. Marseille-Q4148 DNA window includes the following coding sequences:
- a CDS encoding DUF2779 domain-containing protein, producing the protein MEAFSKSKYCSYWQCPKLAWLNQHRPEECVTDGNADAHMEAGREVGKLAKSLFGPFVAVTSYVDQQLDLFTMLEKTKSEMEKDTPVICEAAFSYEGCYCAVDILKKTDDGWAIYEVKSSTAIVDREDVEPVYAADIAYQKYVLEHCGVSVTGTYLVNINSNYVREGELNLQKLFCIRDVSDAIKEELKDVKKHLKEAREILTNPEEPACDLEVGCYSPYPCTYWNYCTKHVPKESVFDLYRLPFKKKLEYYHQGLISYQDLNKSGVIKNPKQQRQISFVLEEKGTYVERENIRAFLEQLTYPLYFLDFETMQPVIPLFDGTKPYQQIPFQYSLHYIESKGGLLKHKEFLAESGINPLREIAEALCRDIPMNVCVTAYNKAFECTRLKELARMFPDLEAHLLNIEAHIVDLLVPFQSGYYYNRAMGGSFSIKSVLPAIFPNDPELDYHSLEGVHNGSEAMTIFPKIKDMSKKEQEKAKRNLLKYCELDTYAMVKVWEELCEVSFDLEKRIPKEVESFIKTIRGDFKACFVEDKDKVDVIVDALYSGYLDACRTFKGQEKISKIKVENEKADGTENNKLRSIAEDIYKYLCDGNKDKFNEQHDKWCQWFVDYWGMKYGQAQKIVNMAFKYMYCVWYGKKEYKEYLEKCEACHMPLDSFSLEWINRCYIKGKNLEKYTKYFDNLVWKQNPLKKSKPEYFMKQDKEKGPIGSWSTLEHGSAEEKSLKCTYQFYVDLLHDELGDVSPLLVDFYVWPRMQMILSAEAFIKTFKDEEDHTEDSDNLNNGYINKYALGNLNDTLLEKLQQVKQITESAMVRIGVLNE; encoded by the coding sequence ATGGAAGCATTTTCAAAGTCAAAGTATTGTTCGTATTGGCAGTGCCCGAAATTAGCATGGCTCAATCAGCATCGGCCGGAAGAATGTGTAACAGATGGAAATGCAGATGCACATATGGAAGCAGGACGGGAAGTAGGGAAATTAGCCAAATCTTTATTTGGCCCATTTGTTGCTGTGACAAGCTATGTGGATCAACAGTTGGATCTTTTCACTATGTTGGAGAAAACAAAGAGTGAAATGGAAAAAGATACCCCTGTTATTTGTGAGGCCGCATTTTCCTATGAAGGTTGCTATTGTGCAGTAGATATCTTAAAGAAAACAGATGATGGTTGGGCTATCTATGAAGTGAAAAGTTCGACTGCAATCGTAGATAGGGAAGATGTGGAACCAGTGTATGCGGCGGATATTGCATATCAAAAATATGTATTGGAGCATTGCGGTGTATCCGTTACAGGTACATATCTTGTAAATATTAATAGCAACTATGTACGAGAAGGAGAACTTAATCTACAAAAATTATTCTGTATTCGAGATGTCTCTGATGCTATAAAGGAAGAATTAAAAGACGTAAAAAAACATTTAAAAGAAGCACGGGAGATATTAACAAATCCAGAAGAACCCGCCTGTGATTTGGAAGTAGGGTGTTATTCTCCTTATCCATGCACCTACTGGAACTATTGTACAAAGCATGTGCCAAAAGAATCGGTCTTTGATTTGTATCGACTTCCGTTTAAGAAAAAACTGGAATATTACCATCAAGGTTTGATTTCCTATCAGGATTTAAACAAAAGTGGAGTGATCAAAAATCCAAAACAGCAAAGACAAATAAGCTTTGTCTTAGAGGAAAAGGGAACCTATGTTGAACGAGAGAACATCAGAGCATTCTTAGAACAACTAACTTATCCGTTGTATTTCTTGGATTTTGAAACCATGCAGCCAGTGATTCCTCTTTTTGATGGAACAAAGCCTTACCAACAGATTCCATTTCAATATTCGCTTCATTACATCGAATCAAAGGGTGGATTATTGAAGCATAAAGAATTTTTGGCAGAGTCGGGGATAAATCCTTTACGTGAGATCGCAGAAGCATTATGCAGGGACATCCCAATGAATGTATGTGTGACCGCATATAATAAAGCTTTTGAATGCACAAGATTAAAAGAACTAGCTAGAATGTTCCCTGACTTGGAAGCGCATTTATTAAATATAGAAGCTCATATTGTGGATCTTCTAGTCCCATTTCAGTCAGGTTATTATTACAATCGAGCAATGGGAGGCTCCTTTTCTATTAAAAGTGTACTTCCTGCAATCTTTCCAAATGATCCTGAATTGGATTATCATAGCTTGGAAGGTGTACATAATGGGTCTGAAGCAATGACAATTTTTCCGAAGATTAAGGATATGTCAAAAAAGGAGCAGGAAAAGGCAAAAAGAAATTTATTGAAGTACTGTGAACTGGATACGTATGCAATGGTAAAGGTTTGGGAGGAGTTGTGTGAAGTGAGTTTTGATTTAGAAAAGAGAATTCCGAAGGAAGTTGAAAGTTTCATAAAAACCATTAGAGGAGATTTCAAAGCATGCTTTGTAGAAGATAAAGACAAAGTAGATGTCATAGTAGATGCGCTTTATTCCGGATATTTAGATGCTTGTAGAACTTTTAAGGGACAAGAAAAAATCAGTAAGATTAAGGTTGAAAATGAGAAAGCTGACGGAACAGAAAATAATAAATTACGGAGTATTGCAGAGGATATTTATAAGTATCTTTGTGATGGAAATAAAGACAAATTCAATGAGCAACATGATAAATGGTGTCAGTGGTTTGTGGACTATTGGGGGATGAAATATGGTCAAGCACAAAAGATAGTAAATATGGCTTTTAAATATATGTATTGTGTTTGGTACGGGAAAAAAGAATATAAAGAATATTTGGAGAAGTGTGAAGCGTGCCATATGCCACTTGATAGTTTCAGTTTGGAATGGATTAACAGATGTTATATTAAAGGCAAAAATTTAGAAAAATATACAAAGTATTTTGATAATTTAGTGTGGAAACAAAATCCTCTTAAAAAAAGTAAACCAGAATATTTTATGAAACAAGATAAAGAGAAGGGACCTATTGGATCCTGGAGCACATTGGAACATGGAAGTGCTGAAGAGAAAAGCCTAAAATGTACCTATCAGTTTTACGTAGATTTACTTCATGATGAATTAGGAGATGTATCTCCTTTATTGGTAGACTTTTATGTATGGCCGAGAATGCAAATGATTCTTTCAGCGGAAGCTTTTATAAAAACATTTAAAGATGAAGAGGATCATACAGAAGATTCTGATAATTTAAATAATGGATATATAAATAAATATGCACTAGGAAACTTAAATGATACATTGCTTGAGAAACTTCAGCAAGTAAAACAAATCACAGAATCCGCAATGGTAAGGATAGGTGTATTAAATGA